One genomic segment of Hordeum vulgare subsp. vulgare chromosome 2H, MorexV3_pseudomolecules_assembly, whole genome shotgun sequence includes these proteins:
- the LOC123427097 gene encoding uncharacterized protein LOC123427097, translating to MKAPSLLVQCFPGLLPSKATSCVPIISERDLHLPSPAVELIPSKSAHPYKYAGEKVDVQGLDVFKGKVSVADMIAFSPSEVASSKHDGSLKYWESSITLVNIIKNEIRDGQLSFRGKRVLELGCGSGLAGIFACLKGASIVHFQDTNAETIRCRTMPNVLANLEQARDRQNRPSESPVTPSRQLLAPVVHFYAGEWDELPTILSVVHPPAQPTNLSFSEDDFMDGCSSHDGSSIVGQDSRRSRKLSGSRAWERASEADPADGGYDVILISEIPNAANSLRKLYALITKCLRPPYGVLYVASKKNLVGSNGSARQLKSLMDEEGVLGGHFLTELSDREIWKFFFK from the exons ATGAAGGCACCATCGCTGCTTGTTCAGTGTTTCCCTGGCTTGCTTCCAAGCAAGGCCACTAGTTGTGTGCCGATTATATCAGAGAGGGATCTGCATCTACCATCACCAGCTGTTGAACTAATCCCTTCAAAG AGTGCTCATCCTTACAAATATGCTGGAGAGAAGGTCGATGTCCAAGGTCTTGATGTTTTCAAG GGGAAGGTCAGTGTAGCAGATATGATAGCCTTTTCCCCTtctgaagtagcatcatcaaagcATGATG GGAGTCTCAAATATTGGGAGAGTTCCATCACTCTTGTGAATATTATTAAAAATGAGATCCGTGATGGGCAGCTAAGCTTCAGGGGCAAGCGAGTCCTAGAG CTTGGATGTGGATCTGGCCTGGCTGGGATTTTCGCTTGCTTGAAG GGTGCATCTATAGTACACTTCCAAGACACAAATGCAGAAACCATAAGATGCAGAACAATGCCCAATGTGCTTGCGAATCTTGAGCAGGCTCGGGACAGGCAGAACAGACCATCAGAGAGCCCAGTTACACCATCTCGACAGCTGTTAGCTCCCGTTGTCCATTTCTATGCCGGGGAGTGGGATGAGCTCCCTACAATTCTCTCAGTTGTGCATCCACCTGCGCAACCTACAAACCTTAGCTTTTCTGAGGATGATTTTATGGATGGCTGCAGTAGCCATGACGGAAGCAGTATAGTTGGTCAGGACTCCCGGCGATCCAGGAAGCTTTCTGGCAGCCGTGCATGGGAGAGGGCCAGTGAGGCTGACCCAGCAGATGGAGGGTACGATGTAATTTTGATTTCTGAGATCCCTAATGCGGCGAACTCTCTGAGGAAGCTCTATGCCCTTATCACTAAG TGCCTACGCCCACCTTATGGAGTCCTGTATGTGGCTTCAAAGAAGAACTTGGTTGGTTCCAATGGCAGTGCAAGGCAGCTTAAAAGTTTGATGGATGAGGAAGGTGTTCTCGGTGGTCACTTCTTGACTGAGCTATCTGACCGGGAGATATGGAAGTTCTTTTTCAAGTGA